Genomic DNA from Nevskiales bacterium:
TCTGCGGTGGTGGGCCCGGTGGACACCAATGGCTCGCCCAGGCCGGGCACGATCAGAATCCGGGGAGCGTCTGCGGGGACAGGGGGATTTTCAGCGGTGTTGGTACTTGCGTTTGCCGCTGTCATTGGCGCGGCAAGCGCTATGCAAACCAGCAGGCGCAATACCGGCTTCCCAGCCCCCCGCGCATATCCGCAACGAATCCCACGCCAGACTGGAATACCCACCGCACACCTCCCTGTATGCCGAGCTCATCGGAAATTCTGCGGGAAGGATGCGTGAGCTGACGGGCATGCCTTCCCTGGATGCCCCTGATTGAACAGCACATCCTTGTGTGCGCCGACCCTAAGACAAAAATCGCGGGAATGCAACCACCGGAACAGACCCTGCTCTCGGTGCAAGCGATCAGCACATCATCGCCGTGCTACTTTGCACGTCGGCCGGGTGGGAGGCGGCGCGCCGGATCGAGGGCACAAATCTGGCACAGTCGGAAATAAAAAAGGGACCGAGGAAAATCCTAAGTCCCTGATTGGAAATGGTGGTGGAGTTTACCGGTACGTCCAACCGCTATCTACGAGCAACGGGTAAGTCAGCGGAATTGGGCGCGATGATGAGGGGCCCCTGCGGCCACGTCTCTGTTGAGGAAGAGCGCGAGCCCGGCGTCCGTCAGGACGTACTCGACGTGCCCCGGCAGGAAGCACTTGACGGCGTAGCCTCGGGCAACCAGTGCCGTCAGCACGGACTGCTTGGCGGCCCCTCTGATGTTTGAGGGCAGCGGCTCGATCGCCCGGCTTGGGCGCGTGGCCGCGCGTCGGGCGGCTTCGTACTGGGCGACGGTTAGGCGATGGTGGACGGTCATGGGGGCGGTCCCGAGAGTGGATGAGACCCCTATCAGGGCGCCACCGGCAGCCGAAGCCAAGGACGCGTGCTCTTGCTGTAGCGATATATCGTGTGATATAAAATCGCCAACAGAGCACGCGAATGCGTCATGAGCCCGGAGCAGATCCGCCATCTTCGCAAGACACTAGCCCTCACCCAGCAGCAGTTCGCCGAGCTGCTGGGTGTCTCGTTCGTCACGCTGAATCGGTGGGAGAACGGTCAATCCAGGCCCTCCGCGATGGGGCAGGCCAAGTTGCAGGCGCTTGCGGGTCGGTCAGGCGGACATCTGGCGGAGGTGGAGGAGCCCAGCGGGAGTACGGCGGCTTCCGACAAGGGCGATGCAACGCCTCGGCTTGATTTCCTCGGCGACGCGAACGCGCTGCGCGTGCTCGTCGAGGGCGAGCGGCTCTCCTACGGGCACCTGTTCAATCCGGCATTCGCCACCGAGATCAGCGAGATCGACCCGCTGCCGCATCAGCGGATCGCGGTCTACCAGCGCATGCTGCCACAGCATCGCCTGCGCTTCCTGCTGGCCGATGACGCCGGCGCCGGCAAAACGATCATGACCGGGCTCTACGTCCGCGAGAGTCTGTCACGCAGGACGATCCGCCGTGTCATGGTGGTGGCGCCAGCCGGTCTGGTGGGTAACTGGTACCGCGAGCTGCACAAACTCTTCCAGTTGCCGTTCAAGATCGTGACCGGCAACGATGCCAAGGAAGGCAATCCATTCATCGGCGCCGGCAGTGACCTCGTCGTGGTGAGCATCGACAGCCTGCGTAGCGCCAGGCTGTTCAACGCGCTGCGCGATCCAAAGGTCGTGCCCTACGACCTGGTGGTGTTCGACGAGGCGCACAAGCTCTCGGCGAACCGCGACCTGGATGGGACGTTCAGGGCGACAGACCGGTATCGGCTGGCCGAGGCCATCGCCGGGGTGCGCGAGCTGCCCGAGGAGTGGCACATGCCGTGGGCGGCCCACCACCTGCTGCTGCTCACCGCCACGCCCCACATGGGCAAGGAGCATCCGTATTACTGCCTGTGGCGGCTGCTGGAGCCGGAGCTGTTCAGTACCGAGACCGCCTTCGCCAAGTTCCCGCGCGAGTCGCGCGAGCGCTACTTCATTCGCCGGGTCAAGGAGGAGATGGTCGACCTCCGTGGCAAGCCGCTCTATCCCGAGCGCCTTTGCGACACGGTGAGCTACGACCTCACCCAAGGCCAGATCAGCGAGCAGGCGCTTTACGACCGCACGACCGCATACATCCGCCATTACTACAACCAGGCGCGGCTATTGAACCGCCAGGCCGCGCGGTTCGCCATGACGGTGTTCCAGCGGCGCATGGCCAGCAGCACCTGGGCGCTGCTCTGCTCTTTCCGCAATCGCCTGGCGAAGCTCGATACGTTGATCGACGACATCCAATCCGGTCGGGTGCCTGAGGAAGATCTACGCAGCCAGCAAGAGCGCCTGAACCGCAAGGTTCGTGAAGGAAGGCTGGTGGACGTGCTGGCCGCGAAGACCGCCGATGAGGAAACCGAATCGGCAGGCGTCGAAGAGCACGAGGAGAGCGAGGCCGAGGCGCTGGGCGCCTTCATCGCCACCAGCCTTGCGGAGCTCATCGACGAGCGCAACCAGGTGCAGGAGCTGATCGCACTCGCCGAGGCCGTTCACGCGAGCGGCCAAGAGTCGAAGTTCGAACGGATGGCGGAACTGCTGCGCTCGCCGCAGTATCGTGACCAGAAGGTCATCATCTACACCGAGCACCGCGACACACTCGAGTTTCTCGTCCGGCGCCTCGAGGGCATGGGCTACGCCGACCAAGTGGCCTACATCCACGGTGGCTTAGGTTTCGAAGAGCGCGACGCTCAGGTCGAGCGCTTCCGGCGACCTCATGACGCCAATGGCAAAGGGGCCCGCTTCTTCATCGGCACCGACGCGGCGGCCGAGGGCATCAACCTGCAGTTCTGCTGGATCCTGATCAACTACGACGTGCCCTGGAATCCGGCGCGGCTGGAACAGCGCATGGGGCGGATTCACCGCTACGGCCAGAAGCGCGACCGCGTGGCCATCATCAACCTCGTGGCGGGCAAGACGCGAGAAGGCCGGGTCATCAAGACCCTGCTCGACAAGCTGGAGGAAATCCGCAAGCAGCTCGGGTCGGACAAGGTGTTCGATGTGGTCGGCCGCATCTTCGAGGGCATGGCCATCACCGAGTACATCCAGCGGGCCATCGAGTCGGATGACGAGGCGGACAAGAAGGCGCTCGAACTCGCCGGCCAGCTCACGCCGGAGCAGGTCAAGGCCATCGAGGCCCGCGAGGCGTCCCTCTACGGCAAGGGCGGCGACGTCCGCATGGACCTGCCCCAATTGCGCGAGGCCATGGCCATCGAGGAGATGCGCCGCCTGTTGCCGGGGTATGTCCGCCGGTATCTCGAGCACGCCGCGCCGGTCATTGGCATCGACCTTGTCGGCGATCTCGAGGGTGTCTTCTTCATCCGGCCACGCAAGCGTGGGGTGCTCGACAGTCTCCTCCCGGTGCTCGAGACCTACCCCGAGTCGGCGCGCAACCGCTTCACCGTGTACCGCCCGGACGACGGGCGTGATGCTGTCTTTCTGCATCCGGGTGAGCCCGTCTTCGAACGTCTCTCGGCCCTAGCCATTGCGCGCGCCCGTCACGATGCCTTGCGTGGCGCCATCTTCACTGACGTCAGTGCCACCGCACCCTACCTATTCCATGTCGCCCGCGTCAGCGTGGAGCGCGGCGTGGATCCCGGCGTGCCCGCGTTTCTCCAGCCTGAGGTCATCGAACAACGCCTCGTCGGCCTCAAGCAATACGCCGATGGCCGGCTGATCGAGGCGCCCGTCGAGCACCTGCTGCTCCTCAAACCCACAGACAAACCCAGTCCTGGCAGCGTCGTGTTTCTCGCCCAAAGCGACACATGGCGGTTGGCTGCGCAGGAGCACATTCAGCGCGAAGTCGTCGGCCAGCTGGCTGATCTACAGCGCATGAAAGCGACCCAGCGCCTCGCGGAGACCCAGGAGTATCTGCAACTGGCGTTCGACTACCAGGAGTCGGAGCTGGCTGCCGCGCGCAAGCGCTTCACCGAGAAGGCCCGCGATGGCAACCGGGCGGCGGCAGCAGAACTCGAGCGGATCAAGGCGCAACAGCGAAGCCTTGCGCAGCGTCGCGATCAGGCGCTGATCCAGGCGCGCCGCGAGGTAGAACTGATCCAGCCCGGCCGCATCGAGATTCTGGCCACCGCGCTGGTGCAGCCCTCTACCGATCCCGAAGACATCAAGGCGCGC
This window encodes:
- a CDS encoding helicase-related protein codes for the protein MSPEQIRHLRKTLALTQQQFAELLGVSFVTLNRWENGQSRPSAMGQAKLQALAGRSGGHLAEVEEPSGSTAASDKGDATPRLDFLGDANALRVLVEGERLSYGHLFNPAFATEISEIDPLPHQRIAVYQRMLPQHRLRFLLADDAGAGKTIMTGLYVRESLSRRTIRRVMVVAPAGLVGNWYRELHKLFQLPFKIVTGNDAKEGNPFIGAGSDLVVVSIDSLRSARLFNALRDPKVVPYDLVVFDEAHKLSANRDLDGTFRATDRYRLAEAIAGVRELPEEWHMPWAAHHLLLLTATPHMGKEHPYYCLWRLLEPELFSTETAFAKFPRESRERYFIRRVKEEMVDLRGKPLYPERLCDTVSYDLTQGQISEQALYDRTTAYIRHYYNQARLLNRQAARFAMTVFQRRMASSTWALLCSFRNRLAKLDTLIDDIQSGRVPEEDLRSQQERLNRKVREGRLVDVLAAKTADEETESAGVEEHEESEAEALGAFIATSLAELIDERNQVQELIALAEAVHASGQESKFERMAELLRSPQYRDQKVIIYTEHRDTLEFLVRRLEGMGYADQVAYIHGGLGFEERDAQVERFRRPHDANGKGARFFIGTDAAAEGINLQFCWILINYDVPWNPARLEQRMGRIHRYGQKRDRVAIINLVAGKTREGRVIKTLLDKLEEIRKQLGSDKVFDVVGRIFEGMAITEYIQRAIESDDEADKKALELAGQLTPEQVKAIEAREASLYGKGGDVRMDLPQLREAMAIEEMRRLLPGYVRRYLEHAAPVIGIDLVGDLEGVFFIRPRKRGVLDSLLPVLETYPESARNRFTVYRPDDGRDAVFLHPGEPVFERLSALAIARARHDALRGAIFTDVSATAPYLFHVARVSVERGVDPGVPAFLQPEVIEQRLVGLKQYADGRLIEAPVEHLLLLKPTDKPSPGSVVFLAQSDTWRLAAQEHIQREVVGQLADLQRMKATQRLAETQEYLQLAFDYQESELAAARKRFTEKARDGNRAAAAELERIKAQQRSLAQRRDQALIQARREVELIQPGRIEILATALVQPSTDPEDIKARDAEVERIATEVAIAFESAQGADVRDVSTPDKARLAGLTDYPGFDLLSKRPGEERGIEVKGRVGVGEIELTENEWARACILRERYWLYAVFDCGGAQPRLLRVQDPFAKLIAKSRGSVVIGYSDIVRSASE